ATCCCAATATTGTCGGCGTGCGTCAATTCACCGATTTGGTAGCTGAAGAGCAGAGTGTCAGTGGAACCGTTGTACAGACAGTTGGCAGCAAGGGCTATGATGGATTTGCGATCATGCTTGTCACTGAAGAGAACTAGTCTTTTTCACTTTCAAAGGTTGTAACGAGTAGGAGTGTGTACATCTTGTTTAGGTTGGGTTTACCTAGCTTTATGCTCATTGCTAATGTCATTTTGGTTCTCACGGTACTGTCGTTGATTATCAAAGTGTTGGTGAAGAGAGAGTAGCTGATGTTTTTGGAGGTGCTTTTCCTTGGAGCCATTACATGATCAGTCCCTTACTTTACGAGAAGTAACAGAGGCAGATCTCCCTATATTTTTCACCCAGCAATTGGACAAATCTGCTCATGAGATGGCCGCCTTTACTGTCAAGGACCCGGAAGATAGAGACGGATTCACCGCTCATTGGACAAGGATTTTGAACAATGATTCGATTGTGAAAAAAGCCATTGTCATGAATGGGCAGATTGTCGGAAATGTTTCGTGCTTTGAACTGTTTGGCTTGCCTACGATTGGATACTGGATAGACAAAAGCTTTTGGGGCAAAGGAGTCGCGACAAATGCACTTACTCTCTTTTTAGAGGAACTCCGAACACGTCCTGTATATGCGCGTGTCGCCCATGACAACATCGCGTCCATTCGTGTGTTGGAAAAAAACGGTTTTCAGCCTTTCGGTGTAGATCGGGCATTTTCGGAAGCACGAGGCGTAGAAGTGGAAGAACTTATTCTGATTAAACACACATGAGGTCTGAAGCGCTTACCGTGAGCGCTTCTCCTCTTTTTATCCAACGATCATTTCTAAATCGAAAGGGAACATCCTATATGCAATCAACGATCTCTACCATGCACTTAGAAACCGAACGCCTCATCATCCGTCCTTACGCAGAAGTTGATTTGATGGAATCTTTTGAACTCATGCAAAACCCAAAGTTGTTTACCTGGCGTTCTCGATTTTCTGACTCCAGAAAAAGAGCTCTATGATTTAATCGGACGGGATTATTGGGGGAACGGCTACGCTTTTGAAGCTGCCTCCGCTCTTACTGCGTACGCATTTGATGTAATCGGAT
This genomic stretch from Brevibacillus brevis harbors:
- a CDS encoding GNAT family N-acetyltransferase, with amino-acid sequence MEPLHDQSLTLREVTEADLPIFFTQQLDKSAHEMAAFTVKDPEDRDGFTAHWTRILNNDSIVKKAIVMNGQIVGNVSCFELFGLPTIGYWIDKSFWGKGVATNALTLFLEELRTRPVYARVAHDNIASIRVLEKNGFQPFGVDRAFSEARGVEVEELILIKHT
- a CDS encoding GNAT family N-acetyltransferase; this translates as MNSCKTQSCLPGVLDFLTPEKELYDLIGRDYWGNGYAFEAASALTAYAFDVIGLDRLYAKAHPDNKASRRIIEKLGFSFERVLDGLTGDDEDCNGEWLYVLTK